A region of the Osmia bicornis bicornis chromosome 1, iOsmBic2.1, whole genome shotgun sequence genome:
CACTGATGTAAAATCTGCCGTTACAAGCGTACCATACTACTAAAGATTACATTCCTTTTTTACTCAATTATTTATAGTCATATATCCATATATAAATTACCTATTATTTTTACACTTgattttactttttactttttatgtgataaaagtttaataaatACAAGTTACATTTTCTCatatatacaaattaatttaaaatacaccCTTACAAATGGCCCTTTTACAACACGTTCATCCGTAATTAGCTTGTATAGCTCGTAAAATGATATCAAAAACTATTTTACAATAGTCTGATAATGATTCGCAAATGACAACAGCCGGAAATCGATAAGGTACTTAATGTAGATTAAAACAAGCACTTAAGCTTTATTGAGATCACCAAAAATTTGAAGGAAGTTGACCTTCGGGCGGTGCTATTGAACCTTTTGCTAAAGTATTCCTCAAAAATTCTTCCAATCGTACTAATGGCCCACCGCCGATACATCCTACCCTTTGCATGCGCGGGTAATATTCTTCCagtaacaaaattaataatttatgaaattgtTTTGGATAAGCGGCCCATAGCGCACTACCAGCTACTTCGAGCATATCCAATAAAAGAGTTGCGCGAAGATCTGCTACTTCTTTTCGTGGCTCTGAAACAATACcaaattattatatctatATCACAATATTactcattaatattttaagcttctatttttattaccggTATTTAAAATAGCAGCTAACCACCGCCAGGCGCTTTGAAGTCCATGCGGATTACTTTTTACAACTCCCTTCCTTTGGGATGTAATCGTAATCGAAGCATATAATCTTATTACACCAGACattcttttcaaatatttatcatGTTTCTCAACTGTACCATCCTCCGCGTATTTGTAGCCCATTAGTTTGTAATAACTTTCGTTCGACTGTCCGACCATTTTTGGCATAAAAATAGGAACCGTAAATGGGCAAACATTATGAAAATATGACAAAAGTAGTTCACCGAAATCCGAATGATCATTCCATAAAGCTACTACTACTGCAGCAACTGGAAATGCCATTTTTGGTTTGCTTGAGACGAGCGTTTCACCCTGATTCTGTTCAAGGAAatgtatacattaaatatttttccaatttttcaattacttaATATAAACGGCATGTATAAAAATTGTGTAAAGTTACATACAACTATTTGTTTAgctaatatatttttacaaaaagcTGCTCCCTGGGCATATTGATTAACGTTTGGTGAAGATTTTCCGATAAGAAGGTTATGCAAACTTTCGTATTTATCTCTCAAATGTTGCTCACTAATTCCAGAAATTGCATTTACAGGTATATTTATTGCTTTCTTGCATTCGAATCTGAATTTTTTTGTATTTGCCGACTGTGAAAATTCATCAAGCATTTTCACATAATTTTCTAGAAATTTTTGACTATTCACGTACAGTTGTAACGACTCCTTATCAACATATTCGTACAACTGACCTAAAAGTTATAAAGAATAATACTTATTAACACTTATTCAAGGTCGCTAAGCGTCATAAATCATAAACGTATTCTTACTTTCTTCTTGTTCAGTTGTTGTCAGACTTTCTTCTGTACTAACAACATTTTGTGTTGTTTCTGGAGGATTTGGACAACTTATATTTTGTACTTgtgtgttttctttttctttttccacaTATTTCCCTTCATTAGTTTGTACATTATTACTGTTTATTTGTTCAGAAGTAATTATTTCACAAACTGGTTGAGTACTCTCAGATACTTGCTTTTGTAAATCTTGAGGTTGTACATACGATTGTGTAGTGTTTTGCAATTTAGTTAAATTTACTTCATATTGAACATTTATCctttctaaaatatttcaaaaagaaaatgtttatAAGAGTtctcattaaatataatagaaaaaatacaaagattGCTCACCTATCTCTAATTTGAacgttaataatatttcatcaaCTTGAGTAATCATCTTTTCTATAGTATTCAAGTCTACAAGTGTCACTTCTCCTACCTgaataaaatgtaaatgttACGAATAtatacttttcaattatcataTCATGTTACCTTAATTTTCTCGTCTATAAGTTCTATTTGATGATGCACCTCCTCTAACTTTGGAACGTAAGAGGATAATGCTACTGTGGCAGAATTTCTGTCTTTACAAGTTTCTGATAAAGCTGCGATATCGCGATACTTCATTCCACATATATTtcttaaattcattattttttttgttaattcctctttctctttcatttttcgtctATATTCTTCAACTTCTTTTTGTTGTTCATGTCTTCTGCGTATTTCTTCCTGCTCGGCAATTCTTTCTTCTGCTAAGATGTACGCATAATTTTCTTTGCTTTTACGTTCTCGTTCTTTTGCCATATGCGAACGTGATATTGCCATGTGTTCCTTTATAGCTTTCCCATTTTCTTTCATGTGTTGCCAATGACGTTCAATCTCTTTCTAAATATatcaaaaattatattttgtagATTTACATGTTTTACATAGAATTGTGTTTACTTCTTAAGGTACTTATAATacttattgaaatttaaaaagaatatattgaaatatatattacctgaacttcttctttcctttgatATTCACTTTCTAAAAGAATCTTTTTAACTGAAAATGTAATGCCACTCTGCATAGAGGTTTTGTTATTTTGTGATTGAATAGACTTGTTTGGAACTGAGGTGTTACAAGAGTTTTGCtcattttctatattttctgaTGTTTCATTACATTCATTTTCATTGACCATAGAATCAGGCCCAATTGTAATTCTGTCTACTTCGCCCGATATGCGTGAAGCTTTCTTTAACGCTGACACTTTGAGACAAGCAAAGTCAGAAGTGATATCGTTCGTATTTTCCATCTGCCAAAATGTCCAAAAATAACATTAGAAAAgtgtaaagaataaatttttaacgaCTTACATCGTAGTATTATACTTACGATTTCCTCTTTCGTACTGACAAAATGTGGCATCCTTATAATTAAGTTGTAAAAAATAGAATATGacgtaataaatttcaaaagattcgatatttacaaaagtttaCAAGTACTATTATAACctatatttctattttcattcGCATTTGTTCCATATATATGCAAACGAttctacaaattttattatatgttgACATCATAACAAAgtttgtataaattttatcttAAAACGTTGACATTTCATTCAGCAACTGATAATCTTTTAACATACATACCATTCACTCCTCAATCATACCAAAAACCTTCCATGCTTCCAATACTAAATTGTACTGAATTGTACTCAAATGCATACTTATCACATGCAATTTTATTCTACGCATGTGTAGTTTCattacatatatacatactgATGCATTTCACTGAGGGCGCTTTTTTCGCTACCAAATGTTAATActtgttaataaaaaattaggaTATACAtgcagaaaaataaaacaattttttatttttaaatgtatatttattaatgtaCGAGTAATGATTATTTTAAAGTAAACGTATTAagtattttatacaaattattttattttattttgtatatgtAGTACTATTACTGTGTATAGTTTAGAGATTCTTAAAAGAATGTagtaaaaattaagaataaaattatccTTATTACCCTGTATTTGTTTTAACATAGTGTTTTAAATACAgcgaatttttataaaaacgtAATTGTACTTTTACATATTTAACAtaggtatacatatataggtGGAATATGATACACACTCATTAATATCATTgtgtaaattgaaataatgaactaaaatgatttaattaaaaatgaacaatgtaataaataaataaaaattctgagtTTAGAAAGATTTCTATTGCTTAAATATATCACtttcttattaaattattcaaatgttAACGTCTCGAATAAAatcttgaattttaataattttccattTGCTTTTTAATTACAGGTGtgtgtattttattcaaagtaaTTGCATCAGTACATATTTCAATTTGCTAAGCCCTAGTTATACAAAGTAGCGGTTTGCTCCATATACAAAAACGATTAAATAATTTGGCACAAttttagtttcatttttactGTTGCAATTGCTGAAATTCGTCAAGCAactaattcaattttctacaAACTATAAACTACATCATTCTAAGACACATTAGCCTTGAAAGTGAGTAACTTCACCGCTGTGTGCAACTTAAGTAAACATGATTTCTTTAAGTATGCAAGTAGATgttttgtattataatattaaatttaaaaattattatgacAAATTTATAAGTCAAAAAAAGCTTCTACTTTCGTTCGTGAAATACCATTCTCGTAAAAACAGtacttattgttaatattctaCAGAACACTGAAtctaatatgtaatataaattcaaGGTTATATAACAAATTATTCGAAGTTATTTCAGTTGCTTTGCAACAGAAATTATATGAAAACTACAATTGAAACTCAGTCTCTTCAATTCCATCATCATTACATTATTCTCCTGCGCTGAGCTGTAATTCCTAAATTTGTTGTAATTACTAAAATTCATTACTACCTATTCTTGTGTGCTATTTATACGCTCGTAAAAGAGAAGGTATGGTGTGGCACATAAGACTTCGATCAAGGATATGCTCTCGACTACGTTATCCGAAGTATATAACCATTGATCAGTTTTATTTCCTCGTCTATAGCAGACGAAATGTCCGGAATCAACAGGTCCGCGATGTTCCACGATCGCACGCAACTGATATTTGTGTTTAGCTTGCAGCGTTGTTCGATTAACGAGTAACATTGTTGCTTCAGGATCACCCTACATAATTCATAACTAACTTTAGATCGcaacaaagaaaaatacatatgaattgaaataatatacatatatactttACCCGTGCATTTCGTTTTTTTGTTTCTGTAAAAGTATAAGGATCCAATGACAATATTTCAGGAAATTTTACTGGATCGTCTCTCTTAATTGGTACTCCCGATGAACTCCATGTAGTTCTTGATATATGTAAGCATAAACACTTAGGAAGCTTCCCTAAAGTTAAAGTTTTAGTAGCTAAACAACGCATTCCGCATCCATCACACAATACATCCTGAACAATCTCACTGGTTACAAAACGCGTTAGTAGCTCTTCCAAAGTGTGATGCGATTTAGTATATGGACCCAAAGGAGGTAGAGGTAaagaaacagtttcaagtttATCGTAGCGAACAGCAGACTACAAAAaggtatatatgtatatttattgtatatcATTTAATATAGAATGCATTCGGCAAATGAACAAGAACTGACCTTCCATTTGCAACTACTGCATTGTAATTGACTAGTTAATAAACCTGAAAATGGATGCACTTCTACTGATATTAATGGAGCATTAAAAATAGGCATGGCACATAAGGAGCTCCATGGTTTAAATGATTCCATATTTTCTCCAACCGCTATATTTTTCGAAAGTATTTCCGAAGATCTGGCAAGGATTATACCTGGCTTATTATATGTTGGAATACTTAATACCGATGACGTCGAAGACATTACATGGTTATTACAATTTCTGTCAAATCCATTTGGAATGTTAGGACTTTTGTTAGCTGATACGATATCGTTACAAGATACGCTTCTGAATGTTAGAGGATCACCGAATTTTTTTGTATCTGTTACCATTGTTGGACTTGGCGGTA
Encoded here:
- the LOC114876927 gene encoding mRNA export factor Gle1 isoform X1 translates to MPHFVSTKEEIMENTNDITSDFACLKVSALKKASRISGEVDRITIGPDSMVNENECNETSENIENEQNSCNTSVPNKSIQSQNNKTSMQSGITFSVKKILLESEYQRKEEVQKEIERHWQHMKENGKAIKEHMAISRSHMAKERERKSKENYAYILAEERIAEQEEIRRRHEQQKEVEEYRRKMKEKEELTKKIMNLRNICGMKYRDIAALSETCKDRNSATVALSSYVPKLEEVHHQIELIDEKIKVGEVTLVDLNTIEKMITQVDEILLTFKLEIERINVQYEVNLTKLQNTTQSYVQPQDLQKQVSESTQPVCEIITSEQINSNNVQTNEGKYVEKEKENTQVQNISCPNPPETTQNVVSTEESLTTTEQEESQLYEYVDKESLQLYVNSQKFLENYVKMLDEFSQSANTKKFRFECKKAINIPVNAISGISEQHLRDKYESLHNLLIGKSSPNVNQYAQGAAFCKNILAKQIVNQGETLVSSKPKMAFPVAAVVVALWNDHSDFGELLLSYFHNVCPFTVPIFMPKMVGQSNESYYKLMGYKYAEDGTVEKHDKYLKRMSGVIRLYASITITSQRKGVVKSNPHGLQSAWRWLAAILNTEPRKEVADLRATLLLDMLEVAGSALWAAYPKQFHKLLILLLEEYYPRMQRVGCIGGGPLVRLEEFLRNTLAKGSIAPPEGQLPSNFW
- the LOC114876926 gene encoding ubiquitin carboxyl-terminal hydrolase 30 homolog, coding for MDVERVAVFASVGFAIAVAAFVLWGPSPKPRKKGKIIGINNLGYTCFLNSLLQALAACPTFIGWLKKQREKNGKANFISTLLSVFEKINGYADDLYGDVTPIEIISSLGNLWKFAPGHQDAHELFHIVLSALQAEIQPGSRKGCLSDALPPSPTMVTDTKKFGDPLTFRSVSCNDIVSANKSPNIPNGFDRNCNNHVMSSTSSVLSIPTYNKPGIILARSSEILSKNIAVGENMESFKPWSSLCAMPIFNAPLISVEVHPFSGLLTSQLQCSSCKWKSAVRYDKLETVSLPLPPLGPYTKSHHTLEELLTRFVTSEIVQDVLCDGCGMRCLATKTLTLGKLPKCLCLHISRTTWSSSGVPIKRDDPVKFPEILSLDPYTFTETKKRNARGDPEATMLLVNRTTLQAKHKYQLRAIVEHRGPVDSGHFVCYRRGNKTDQWLYTSDNVVESISLIEVLCATPYLLFYERINSTQE
- the LOC114876927 gene encoding mRNA export factor GLE1 isoform X2, producing MMENTNDITSDFACLKVSALKKASRISGEVDRITIGPDSMVNENECNETSENIENEQNSCNTSVPNKSIQSQNNKTSMQSGITFSVKKILLESEYQRKEEVQKEIERHWQHMKENGKAIKEHMAISRSHMAKERERKSKENYAYILAEERIAEQEEIRRRHEQQKEVEEYRRKMKEKEELTKKIMNLRNICGMKYRDIAALSETCKDRNSATVALSSYVPKLEEVHHQIELIDEKIKVGEVTLVDLNTIEKMITQVDEILLTFKLEIERINVQYEVNLTKLQNTTQSYVQPQDLQKQVSESTQPVCEIITSEQINSNNVQTNEGKYVEKEKENTQVQNISCPNPPETTQNVVSTEESLTTTEQEESQLYEYVDKESLQLYVNSQKFLENYVKMLDEFSQSANTKKFRFECKKAINIPVNAISGISEQHLRDKYESLHNLLIGKSSPNVNQYAQGAAFCKNILAKQIVNQGETLVSSKPKMAFPVAAVVVALWNDHSDFGELLLSYFHNVCPFTVPIFMPKMVGQSNESYYKLMGYKYAEDGTVEKHDKYLKRMSGVIRLYASITITSQRKGVVKSNPHGLQSAWRWLAAILNTEPRKEVADLRATLLLDMLEVAGSALWAAYPKQFHKLLILLLEEYYPRMQRVGCIGGGPLVRLEEFLRNTLAKGSIAPPEGQLPSNFW